Below is a window of Verrucomicrobiota bacterium DNA.
CGAATCGTGACGGCGTCGTCGCAGGCCTCGCGGATTGCTTGCTCGAACTTATCGGGCGCCATGAAATTGTCGCCGATAACCGCGACTTCCATGACTCTGGTTTCAGGCGCCATTGATCGTCTCCCGAGCGGCCTGCATCCGGCGCCACACGCCCGGCAGGGCCGCGTACCCGTCCCGGTATACGGGGAATAAGGCCTCGTAGGCGCGCGCCCGCGCCGGTTCGGGCCACTCCACGTCATCCTTATCCCAGGACGTCTTCGGCTGCGATGCGCAGGGCGCGAACGCACGGCTTTCCGCCCCGCTTACCTGGTTCAAGCGTGATAATCGAACGATAGTCCATGCGTAACGATCAAAGTAGCACCGGCATTCGATACGGGAAGGTCCCTGCGTTGCGCGACGCATTGCCCCGTTTGTATCCCCAGGATGTCGCGCGGAACCCGAAGCGAAGCCATACCGATCCTTGCGCACGCTGTACGAACATTGAGGGCGCCAGGCTCGGGTGGCCAGTACCGGCTTCATGGTACAAGCGGTACACGGTCTCAATCAGGACGGCACGAGACGCCGTCTTGGGAAAACAGCTTTTATCCCCTTCGCCCCTTTCTTCGCCACTTTTTTGGTTCGTTCGTGGTCCGTCGTGCGCCGTCCTGTGCCGATCACGCCCGACGTAAGGTCTTCCTTCAGAGCAGGTTGTCCGGCACAGAAGGCCGCTTTGCAAAACAGGATGGAACACCGTCCGAAATGACTCTGGATCACTTTGTCATGGTTCGAATCCATGCGAAGCAGGTGGGTGACGGTGAGTGTATTACGGAAGTTTTTACGCTCTACATAGGAACGCTGCCTTCGCCACCCCTCCGCGATTTTGTTATGCCCGCGATTGCAGAAACTTCGGGGGAACGGGCGCTTCTGGACTCTGTCATGAACCAACCTGGCTTCCGGCGCCTTGGCAAATTCCCCTCGAGAAACCCCGGCCGGCGGCCGTTGTTCGGGCTACGACCGCAGGAATTAATTGCTACATATGCCGTGCACCTTGCACGATTCCCGAGGGAAAACCCCAAAGCGGCAACGAAACTTACACCGGTTTGCACGTTGGTTGAGCCGGTTCCCGTGGCGAAAGGATCGTTGATATCAGCCCGGCGCTTCCGTCCGAATGGCGGTTCACCCAGCGCCGTAGTCCACCGCCTCTCGCGTGCTTTCTAAGCCGGTCTGATATTCTGATTGATGCGGAAAAAATTATCCGGATCGTACTTTCGTTTGATTTCCGTCAGCCGAGCGTAGTTATCCCGATAGGTCGCTTGTACTCGGTCGAGTCCTTCATCCATCATGAAGTTCACGTAGGCGCCGCCCATCGTGTAGGGACGCATGGCTTCCCAATACCCCTTGGCCCACGCCGTTAGGGCTCCGGCCTTACCGGGATCCGGATCGATAGCGGCAATAACCATCGACCACGTCGCGTCTCGGAAGCTCCAGGCTGTCTCGTCCGGCCTCACGTGGTGCACCGCGCCGTCAACGGGATAGAGATGCATCAACGAGAGTTCGCTCGGCGCCTTGGCGTTCCACTCCAAATGCGTGTCGATGGCTTTGTCCGAAAGCTCTTTGACGAAATTGCCTCTCCAGTACCACTGCAGCCCCGACGGCAATAGCGGATCGAACAGGCTCTGCAGAGCCGGAAACGGCATGGGCCCCATCCAGTCAACGATCGGTGCCGGAAGCTCTCGGCGAATCGGCTTGACGGCTTCTTCGCCTTGCTCGGGGGGGCCGCTGTAGCAGGAGATCAACGCACAAATCTTCTTGCCCCAATGTTCTCTGGGAAACGGAGCCGTCGAGGGTACGGTCTTCAACCCCAGAAACGGGCATAGCTCCAAGGGCGCCTGAGGCAGAAACTCCCGGTACCACTGCATCACGCGCCGAGCGTCTTTGATTTCCCAAAAGATTGGTCCGGCGTAAACCATGCTCACGGGATGCGCTCGAAACACGAAACTCGTCACGATGCCGAAATTCCCCCCGCCGCCGCGTAAGGCCCAGAAGAGATCCTCGTTGTGCGCCGCATCGACGGTGGTAAAGCTCCCGTCCGCCAGCACGATGTCCGCCTGGATCAGGCTATCGATGGTCAGGCCGTACTTGCGGGTGAGGTAGCCGGTGCCACCGCCCAGGGTCAGACCCGCGATCCCGGTCGTCGAGACGATGCCGGCCGGTACCGCCATGCCGAACGCGTGCGAGGCGTGATCGACGTCGCCCTGCATGCTGCCGGGTCCCACCCGCACGGTGCAGTTGATCGGATCGACCCGGGCCCCTTTCATGGACGAAAGGTCGATGACGAGTCCGTCATCGCACACGGCCAGCCCGCCACCGTTATGGCCCCCGCCGCGAATGGAAACCGTGAGACCCTCCCTGCGGGCAAATTTTACTGCTGCCATCACGTCCGCCACATCCGCACATCGAATAATGACGGCGGGACGACGATCGATCATGCCATTGTACACCTTACGAGCGGCGTCGTATTCGCCGCTGGCCGGGGGGATTACGCTCCCCCGAACGTTTTTGCTTAGCTCGCTGAGCACTTCTTGTTGCATGTAGCCTTCCAGTTAGTTTTTGCGGAGTTAGAATAACCCAAGGTGCAAAACGCCCCGGCTCTGGAGTCAGACGGACCTTCAGGCGAAATGTCGGCGCCTCCACCCCTCCGCACGGCGAGGAAGGCCCTCTTCACGGCAGAGGAACAAAGACGACTAACCCTGTCCTAGAAATGCCTTTAATGGCACGGCATCGGCCGTAAAGGCAATAACACTAAAGGAGTAGATCGGCCGATCGGCCGTTGGCGGCACGCATGACGCGTGGGAGCCAACGGACGCTGCGGTTGCCCCCCACGAACGGACACGGTACGCGACGGCCCATTTCGTGCGCTCTCCCCTTGAGGGTGTCGTCCGGCGGCCCCTCCAAAGGACCATCGCAGAATCCGTTCTACACCGGTTTTGAGGTCGGTTGAGCGGCTCGTTGCGGGAGTGAGACGGCCGGAGCGGGTGGCCTTTGGCCTTGCTTGCTCCGGCCGAGCGAGCCGGTTTTAGCCCCAAAGGGCTGGCAGCACCCAGCCCACGGTTTACCCTGCCATTCAGTTAAGGGCCGGCGGGCCGGGCGTGGCCTTCGTCCCTCCGGGACGAAAGCGTCCCACCTCGCGCTTAACTAAATGGCAGTGGGGTTTACCCCGGGGGATCAATATCCATACCCACACAGGAGCTGTGCAGTGTGTTCACGAAGTAACAGCAGCCGGCTTTTATCCGTTTTTTTCCTCGGGTCGTATTGGGGCTGTCTGGCTATCAATGCCCTCTCCTGAGCAACTCTTGCAGACGGGGAAGACTAAGGTCGAGATAGGCCTGGTTACATTGGTCCAATTCGCCGAGGAGTAGCTCCGATTCCGGATACTCGCCCGTTCCCTTCTGATCTTCCTGCCATGTCTTGTTCTTGAGTCCCTGCCATAAAGACACCGCGCGATTGCGAATCTCCTCATACTCATGCTGGGCCGGTCCTTCGAACAATCTTGGGGGAGGATCACCCGGTCTCATCCCGTGCGCCAAAGCCTCCTGCAAGATGGCGTCGAGAGCCTCGGTCACTCGACCTCCAACGGGGTTGCGCCTCGCGATTGCGTCTCTGGGGTGTGCGCTCAGGACTTTGTCGCGATGCACCTCGGCCATGCGGCCAAGAAACGGATCCAGGACCTCAAGGCGCGTGCGAACCGCCAGGCGTATCCCGACGGTGAGCCGTTGCACCAGGTTTGGGTTATCCGTCAGCGGCGAACCGAACGCAGATGCGAATATCACGCGCAGTCTGCATTTCGTCCCGCTGGAGTTCTTCACATAGCTGACCACGACGGGTCGCAAAATCCGTCCGCTTTCGTGCCGGAAATACGCGGCCTCCTGGAAAAGCAAGCGCCCTTTCGCCGCCTCGCGCAGCGACTCGAACAATTTCGCGATCCAGAACTCCACTCTGTCATCGCTCCATTCCGCGTCGCAAGCGAGTTCACGCAGGAACGGCAGGAGCTGTTTCCTTCTGGGCGGCGTCGCAAATCCCAGCTGCGTGGCGGAGTCAGGGTCGATCAAAACGCTGGCGCGCGAGAAATCGATTTCGGACAGAGCACGCTCATCGTTCCAATTCGGTTCGTCGCCCGGCCCGGGCCACGACGGTTCGATCCAGATAAATGGCTTTAGTACCTTCTCCTGCACCGGGCCCGTGTTGTTGACGAGCTTCTCGATTTTCTCGATGCTTGAGGAAATTTCGTCGGCAGTGGGTTGTTGGCATCCGTGAATCGAGCAGAGAGCGTTTCGGATCCACTGTTCGAGCTGGTCGGCTGTCGCCGTGATGGTCTGCAGGTATGCCAGTGGGCTCGGGGGCGCGACATCGGCTGGATGCAGGCAAAAAACCGGACGCCCCGGCTTGTCTTTCATCTTGGCGAAAGCCCCGGCCTCATAAAAGCACCACGACCAGTCCAGCTGGGGATCGCCGTACAAGAGGATAAAACACTTGGCCTCGCGCAGGGCCAGGTCGATCTCCGCCCTCCAGTCCTCGCCCTTTTCGATGTCCTCCGCGAGAAAAACTTCGGCCCTTCCGAACACGATGCTCAGCGCGCCAGCCAGGGCTCTCGCCGCGGACGCATGTTGGCTCTTGTGGCTGAGAAATACCGTCGTCATGCTGCACCTCGATTTAACGCGTGAATGCCCGATAACCTGCATAGATTGCCGCAAATCACAACGGGCCCGGGCCACTCCGCTCCCGATATACTTTCAATGCCCTGAAGAGCCGGGCAGTTCGGTTCGGATCGCCAAAAACATACACCTGACGAGATTTGCGCCAGAACGCATTTTTCGAGTCATACCATTCAGACGGTTATCTCGGTAGAATGCCGGCTTCGGGGGATGTCGCCGCCGGAGGATGCTCCATAGCTGGCTGAATCGGTCTTAGGCCCAATGGGCCGGTTCATAGGCCCGTTGGGCCTAAATCGTTTATACGGTTTAATAGGTGTAAATATGGCAGGGCGCCCGGGAAGGAAGACGGAATTTTAGCGCATGGCAAAACCGATTCTGGATGGGGCATAATGGACAAAGCCGGGATGAGACGCCTCGGCGCAGGCTCCCCAACGGGGATCGCGGCAGTGGCATTATTACCGGCCGGCGTGGACCCCTCCATCCACTCGGATGTTTTCGCCCGTCACGAACGTGGCGCTTTGTAGGTAGAGCACCGCGTCGACGACATCCAAAACTTCACCCATCCGAGCCAGGGGATGTAGCTTCGCCAGGTCCGCATGATTGCGCCTGGCGTGCATCGGTGTGTTAACGACGGCAGGAGACACCGTGTTGAACCGGATGTTGTTCGCCGCGTATTCCAGCGCCAGCGCCTTACTCGCAGCCGGCATCGGCGATTTCGACAGCACGGCCAACAGTTCGACCGCGGCGCTGCTCGGTTGATCCACGGAAACCCCCGAGATGCTTCCCACGTGCCCGGAATTCTGCTTCTTCATCTGCGGAATCACCTGCTGCGTCATGTAGAAGAAGCTGGCGACGTTGGTATTCATCACCAGGTTGTAGTCTTCTTCGGTGTAGCCGGTGAACGCCTTCGGCATATAGATTCCAGCATTGTTGACCAGCAGGTCAATACGGCCGAAATGTTTGACGGCTGCGTCTACCACCATGATGGCGGTTACTTTCTTGCTGACGTCTCCATCCACGAGGACGAGCTCAGGCGAGGGCGTAACGTCCTTCGAGCTGCTGATCGTGCGGGAGGTGCCCACCACACGCCAGCCGCGTTCGAGCAGTGTCCGTGTGACGCCCCGGCCGATTCCGCTGGAAGCGCCGGTGACGATGGCGGCAGGTTGTTGGGTTGTATTCATCGAATGTCTTTCTGTTTGAGCTGCACGCCGTTTAGGGCGAAAGGCACGACGGCGTTTACAAAACGCGTCAACTCCCCGCCGCCAAGGATAGGGCCGACTTCAGTGAGGTATCGCCGCGCCGATTTGTCCTTGCCCGTTGTTGTTCTTCACGATTCCGGATTGCATGACGGGGGCCCGATAGCGGATGGACAAAAACCAACGCGAAGCCGGCCCGGATCAGAGTTCCTGAGCGGAATCGTTCATGCGTGATTCGGGTGAGTTCGTTATTCTGCGGTGCGGGTCATCCTCCATGCTCGTGCGTCGACAGGGAGTGGCTGAGCCAATCCTCGAAGCGCGTCGGACCGAGGCGCGGGTTGCCTCCAGGGACGAGGCTCTGATCGTTAACCTCCAGGCCGTAGTAGCGCGCATGGGCGTCCGTGATCACCTTGCGCGGGTCGCCGTTTGCGCTCAAGAAACGCGCGACGAATGCATCCATTCCGATCGGTTCGGGACCGGCCAGCTCGACCGTCGCGTTGAAGGGTTTAGCCAGGGCGACCTCCGCCAGAGCCGCCGCGACATCATCGGCCGCGATGGGCTGCATGAGCGCGGAGGGTAACCGGACCGTCGCCCCTTGGGTGGAGAATTGGGCGATGCCGTTCACGAACTCGAAGAACTGCGTGGCACGGACGATCGTGTAAGGAAGCCTCGAGGCTTTGATCAGGTTTTCCTGCGCCATTTTTGCACGGAAATAACCGCTCGCCAGCAGGCGATCGGTGCCAACCACGGACAGGGCAACGTGGTGCCCCACGCCGGCCGCGCCTTCCGCCGCAAGCAGGTTTCGGCTTGAGGTCTCAAAGAAATTCAATACGGCCGCGTCGTCCCAAGAAGGCGAGTTCGCCACGTCAACGACCGCTTGAGCGCCGGCCAGCGCATCCGCCAATCCTTCACCCGTGACGGCGTTGATGCCGGAAGAAGGGGAGGCCGCGACGACCTCCTGACCCTTTTGCCGAAGGTTGCTCACAAGCCGTTTGCCGATGAGCCCGGTGCCGCCGATCACAACTATCTTCATGTGTGTATTCCTATTGCTGGCGCTGAAAGATTTGCTTGGTTGATTTAACCCGTTACAGAAGGGCGAAACCTCTGCAGGGGGCGTCCGTCCCACTTAGGGTAACGAGCGCCTTCTGCCGGCTGTCATCGAGCGATTCCCCAGGACAAGGCGACGCCCAGGACACCGACGTTAGGAGGGTGAAGGAGATCGGACGAAAAGGTGCGTACGAATCTAACAGGCAAGCCAAGCACAGACGATGGTCTAAAGCCAGGGAAAAGTAAGGGTTGATACCAAACGGCCGCCACTTCTGATCCACGGACGGGTCTGCGCACGAAGCGTTGCCCCGCCACTCTAACGCGCGCGTCGCCCGAGCCAACTCGCCACGGCAAACCCCAGCGGGTTCAACGTAATCGAGATGAGCGCGCCGGCCACGATCAGGCTCAAGCCCTCTTTAGGCAACAGCCCGAGGGAGCGCCCGAGCTCGCCCAAGATAAAGGAAAACTCGCCGATTTGGGCCAGGCTCGCGGCGATAGTCAGCGCCGCACCTAATGGGTAGCCGAAGGCCCGCACGAGGCCAAAGGCCACCAGCGCTTTGCCCCCGATGATCACCCCGACCACCGCCAGAACCTGCCCGGGTTGCTGCAGGAGGATGCCCGGGTCGAACAACATACCCACCGCCACGAAGAAGAGCACCCCAAAGGCGTCCTGCAGCGGCTGTAAATCCCGGGCGGCCCGGTGGCTCAGGTCCGAGCTGTTGACGACCATGCCGGCGATGAAAGCCCCCAGGGCAAACGACACCCCAAACAGCTCCGCCGCGCCGTAAGCCACCCCGAGGGCGATGGCCGCCACTGCCAAGGTAAACAGTTCGCCCGAGCCGGTGCGCTCCACCCGCGAGAGCACAAAGCGCAGGATGCGCGCGCCGGCCAGCGCCATCAGCACGCCGAAAGCGGCCACTTTACCCAAGGTCACCCCGACGATGAGGGCCAGGTTCGTCTCCCCCTCCCTTGCGGCCCCTGCGGGAGCATTGCCGCCGAGGGTGCCCGCCAGGGCCGGCAGGAGCACGAGCACCAGCACCGTTATCAGGTCCTCCACGATAAGCCAGCCGACAGCAATGCGGCCGTTTTCCGAGTGGATGCTGCCGCGTGCCTCCAGCGCCCGCAGCAACACGACGGTGCTGGCCACCGAGAGCGACGCCCCGAAGACCAGGCCCGCGCCGAGGTCCCAACCCCACAGGTACGCTAAGCCCGCGCCGAGCGCCGTGGCCGCCGCGATCTGCAGCAGCGCGCCGGGCAGAGCGATGCGTCGCGTGGCGAGGAGGTCACTAAGGGAGAAGTGCATACCCACGCCGAACATGAGCAGGATCACGCCGATTTCGGCCAGTTGCGGGGCGAGGTGAACGTCAGCAACGAACCCCGGCGTGAAAGGCCCGACCGCGATTCCGGCCAACAGGTAGCCGACCAGCGGCGGCAGGTGCAGGCGCATGGCGAGCAGGCCGCCGGCCAGGGCGTAAACCAAGCCGACGGCGATGGTGGAGATCAGGGCGACGTTATGGGGCATTGGGGCGCAAGCATTACCTGGCCGGCGACCAAACCGCCAGCCAAAGCGGGAAAGCCGTCCCCCAAGGGCGAATCCCCCCGCTGGTGCCGTTTTGCCCCCCGGGCACGCAGCTTTTCCAACGTGCCGGCACGCCGGCCCTGGCGCGGAGCCGCGGCGGTTGTTTGTCGACCGGAACGCCGGTACCCTAAGGCCATGCCGATCCGACCCGATTCCCGCGACGAGCAAGCCTGGGAGATCTTCCTGACCCTGTTGACCAACCGTAAGCCCGACGAAAACCCCCTGCAACTGGCCCAGGACGCCTACCGGGCCGCGGACGCCTTCGAGCAAATTCGCCACCAGCAAGGGCCACCCGACCGTCCCGTCGAACCGCCCGCCGAAAGGCGGGGCTTCTAACCGCAGGGCGGCCGCGAACGTTTGAACGCGCACGCCGCAGCCGGGAAAATTCTTCGCGCATCACAGGCGCAACCATACCCTTGCCGTGCCCCCGTTCCCGCGGACAGCGCGTGTGATGGCCGGCCCACTGCCTGGCCGGCGAACCGGGCGGTACTCAACCCCGACCCCTTTACCGGGCCTACCCGCACCGAGCATTCGACGCATGAATCGTTGATTTACCCTGCCTTCGGGTCGTTGCTGTCTCCCATGAGCAACTCCGGCCTGACTTGTCCTCACTGCGGCCTCCCGCTCTCCGCCATCCAGGTTGCCGCCCTCGTGAACGTCTTGGGCGTCCGCACCCGGAAGCGAAGGTTGTTTGCCCCCCATCACGGGATGGAGAAGCCGCTCGCCCCGTATCCGCACTTGATGCATCCCTCCCGGCGGGTGGGATTGCCCAAGGTTTAAACGCGCGACGTTTGGCACCTACGCTGGCCGGCAGGCGCGCCGCTCACGTCCGCCCGCGGACGCGGGTGTGGCCGAAAGCGGCGACGCAATCCGGAGCCCGCCACGGATCAAGCCGGGACGTTTTGCAAACGCCCCGCCAAAACCAGCTAAGTGAATCATCAAAACTAAGGTCGCACCCCCCGCAGGCAAACGGTGTCAGACGAGTCCGGCGCGTACATCGTGGCCGGTCAGCCGTTCATTCCGAATTATGGCGAACGCTTACGGCATTTCTCGGAGGTCCGTGCACACGGAATTCCTGCCGGGTAGTTATACCCTTCAGACCATTATCCCGGTAGAATTTCGGCTCAGGGGATACCGGCGCCGGAGGATGCTCCGTCGCTGGTTGAACCGGTTCTTGGGCCC
It encodes the following:
- a CDS encoding TIR domain-containing protein, with translation MTTVFLSHKSQHASAARALAGALSIVFGRAEVFLAEDIEKGEDWRAEIDLALREAKCFILLYGDPQLDWSWCFYEAGAFAKMKDKPGRPVFCLHPADVAPPSPLAYLQTITATADQLEQWIRNALCSIHGCQQPTADEISSSIEKIEKLVNNTGPVQEKVLKPFIWIEPSWPGPGDEPNWNDERALSEIDFSRASVLIDPDSATQLGFATPPRRKQLLPFLRELACDAEWSDDRVEFWIAKLFESLREAAKGRLLFQEAAYFRHESGRILRPVVVSYVKNSSGTKCRLRVIFASAFGSPLTDNPNLVQRLTVGIRLAVRTRLEVLDPFLGRMAEVHRDKVLSAHPRDAIARRNPVGGRVTEALDAILQEALAHGMRPGDPPPRLFEGPAQHEYEEIRNRAVSLWQGLKNKTWQEDQKGTGEYPESELLLGELDQCNQAYLDLSLPRLQELLRRGH
- a CDS encoding cation:proton antiporter, which translates into the protein MPHNVALISTIAVGLVYALAGGLLAMRLHLPPLVGYLLAGIAVGPFTPGFVADVHLAPQLAEIGVILLMFGVGMHFSLSDLLATRRIALPGALLQIAAATALGAGLAYLWGWDLGAGLVFGASLSVASTVVLLRALEARGSIHSENGRIAVGWLIVEDLITVLVLVLLPALAGTLGGNAPAGAAREGETNLALIVGVTLGKVAAFGVLMALAGARILRFVLSRVERTGSGELFTLAVAAIALGVAYGAAELFGVSFALGAFIAGMVVNSSDLSHRAARDLQPLQDAFGVLFFVAVGMLFDPGILLQQPGQVLAVVGVIIGGKALVAFGLVRAFGYPLGAALTIAASLAQIGEFSFILGELGRSLGLLPKEGLSLIVAGALISITLNPLGFAVASWLGRRAR
- a CDS encoding SDR family oxidoreductase produces the protein MNTTQQPAAIVTGASSGIGRGVTRTLLERGWRVVGTSRTISSSKDVTPSPELVLVDGDVSKKVTAIMVVDAAVKHFGRIDLLVNNAGIYMPKAFTGYTEEDYNLVMNTNVASFFYMTQQVIPQMKKQNSGHVGSISGVSVDQPSSAAVELLAVLSKSPMPAASKALALEYAANNIRFNTVSPAVVNTPMHARRNHADLAKLHPLARMGEVLDVVDAVLYLQSATFVTGENIRVDGGVHAGR
- a CDS encoding FAD-binding oxidoreductase, whose amino-acid sequence is MQQEVLSELSKNVRGSVIPPASGEYDAARKVYNGMIDRRPAVIIRCADVADVMAAVKFARREGLTVSIRGGGHNGGGLAVCDDGLVIDLSSMKGARVDPINCTVRVGPGSMQGDVDHASHAFGMAVPAGIVSTTGIAGLTLGGGTGYLTRKYGLTIDSLIQADIVLADGSFTTVDAAHNEDLFWALRGGGGNFGIVTSFVFRAHPVSMVYAGPIFWEIKDARRVMQWYREFLPQAPLELCPFLGLKTVPSTAPFPREHWGKKICALISCYSGPPEQGEEAVKPIRRELPAPIVDWMGPMPFPALQSLFDPLLPSGLQWYWRGNFVKELSDKAIDTHLEWNAKAPSELSLMHLYPVDGAVHHVRPDETAWSFRDATWSMVIAAIDPDPGKAGALTAWAKGYWEAMRPYTMGGAYVNFMMDEGLDRVQATYRDNYARLTEIKRKYDPDNFFRINQNIRPA
- a CDS encoding SDR family oxidoreductase, giving the protein MKIVVIGGTGLIGKRLVSNLRQKGQEVVAASPSSGINAVTGEGLADALAGAQAVVDVANSPSWDDAAVLNFFETSSRNLLAAEGAAGVGHHVALSVVGTDRLLASGYFRAKMAQENLIKASRLPYTIVRATQFFEFVNGIAQFSTQGATVRLPSALMQPIAADDVAAALAEVALAKPFNATVELAGPEPIGMDAFVARFLSANGDPRKVITDAHARYYGLEVNDQSLVPGGNPRLGPTRFEDWLSHSLSTHEHGG
- a CDS encoding DUF433 domain-containing protein, which produces MDYRSIITLEPGKRGGKPCVRALRIAAEDVLG